In Onychostoma macrolepis isolate SWU-2019 chromosome 06, ASM1243209v1, whole genome shotgun sequence, one DNA window encodes the following:
- the si:ch73-389b16.1 gene encoding uncharacterized protein si:ch73-389b16.1, which translates to MSNCKKELSERERERLLIRRASGANASQLAHMEKMLQETKGLLEKKTETESESKACGDTMVSDLELKVQRSKRDRRNSLHRTQLLESQMKTVRGELVGTLDHLQELRNILRRSQQNAEEREAAMQKLAAGLR; encoded by the exons ATGAGTAACTGTAAGAAAGAgttgagtgagagagagagagagcggctGCTCATCCGCCGGGCCAGTGGAGCCAACGCCTCTCAGCTGGCTCATATGGAAAAGATGCTACAAGAAACCAAAGGCCTGCTGGAGAAGAAGACAGAGACAGAATCAGAAAGCAAAGCCTGTGGCGACACTATGG TGTCTGATCTGGAGCTGAAGGTCCAGCGCAGCAAGCGAGACCGTCGGAACTCCCTCCACCGCACACAGCTGCTGGAGAGTCAGATGAAGACGGTTCGCGGTGAGCTCGTGGGCACGCTTGACCACCTGCAGGAGCTGCGCAACATATTGCGCCGCTCGCAGCAGAACGCAGAAGAGCGAGAAGCAGCCATGCAAAAACTGGCCGCAGGGCTGAGGTGA